The following are encoded in a window of Rubellicoccus peritrichatus genomic DNA:
- a CDS encoding cation-translocating P-type ATPase yields MSLVESTHPNSQIDQSNGDIITVASCCGVAAEAPTGADDNFWPKVWLRVGIVLVIAGQGAVLSLGLNTAEPPLTPQNPIYWALHGGLLLSALIVLAILGGPLVRETAAALRQRKITVDSLFALSVVGALVGSIIASYRGEGSVYYEVVAIVLAIYTVGKALGVRTRARALAEAGKLENEFDFAWIDDDTACGGRRRVPLESVQLTDTLVIGPGEGIPVDGKVVRGKAYVQEQSLTGEPAAVVRTVGEPVLAGTHSVDGLLYIKPEKLKGERRFDGVLAAVREARDKPSSLQAEADRLTQWFVPVVTTVSLLTFFGWMPFIGWSSALFNAMAVLIVACPCALGLATPVAVWRGVASLARIGLVPRTGDLLDTLARTRTVVFDKTGTLSDESLSVAKVETMTGFKGKESMLAAGVGAIESAVNHPVAQALSQWANQQTNNAERPVIIDSRLEPGRGIIATIAFGKHPESIWRLGQASFALDQPDNDEDAVCLSIDGEPVARFFLAETLRPSADSALKELADDGIEMTVLTGDMKPRWAEIAGVHIESGLTPLEKVERVKELRHDKIPLLFIGDGINDAPAMAEADGAIAMDSGADLSRSSADGILIGGRLEALPQAVLLCRRIRKSIAHNIRFASVYNMIGMALAAGGVLHPVIAALLMLGSSAYVSVRVMRASV; encoded by the coding sequence GTGTCTTTAGTGGAATCCACGCATCCCAATTCTCAAATTGATCAGAGCAACGGCGATATCATCACGGTGGCGTCGTGCTGTGGTGTGGCTGCGGAGGCACCTACGGGGGCGGATGACAACTTCTGGCCCAAAGTCTGGCTGCGAGTCGGGATTGTTCTGGTTATTGCCGGGCAAGGTGCCGTCTTAAGTCTCGGTTTGAACACGGCCGAACCGCCATTGACACCTCAAAATCCAATTTACTGGGCATTACACGGTGGTTTGCTTTTGTCTGCTTTAATCGTGTTGGCGATTCTCGGTGGACCTTTGGTTCGCGAAACAGCAGCGGCACTACGTCAAAGGAAAATTACCGTTGATTCACTTTTTGCACTTAGCGTTGTCGGGGCTTTGGTCGGGTCGATCATTGCGTCTTATCGAGGAGAGGGGAGTGTTTACTACGAAGTTGTCGCTATTGTGCTTGCGATTTACACCGTGGGCAAGGCTCTGGGTGTGCGGACCCGTGCCCGGGCGCTCGCTGAAGCAGGTAAGTTAGAGAATGAATTTGATTTTGCCTGGATTGATGACGATACGGCATGCGGTGGTCGTCGCCGCGTGCCGCTGGAATCGGTCCAGTTAACTGACACGCTGGTGATTGGTCCGGGCGAAGGTATTCCGGTTGATGGAAAGGTCGTTCGCGGAAAAGCCTATGTGCAGGAGCAGTCTTTGACTGGTGAACCTGCGGCAGTCGTTCGAACGGTCGGTGAACCTGTTTTGGCTGGAACGCATTCTGTCGATGGTCTTCTTTATATAAAACCGGAAAAGCTGAAGGGAGAGCGGCGTTTTGATGGCGTCCTGGCTGCGGTCAGAGAAGCGCGAGATAAGCCGTCTTCGCTTCAAGCGGAAGCGGATCGTTTAACTCAGTGGTTTGTTCCGGTGGTTACGACGGTTTCATTGCTTACTTTTTTCGGATGGATGCCTTTCATCGGTTGGAGTTCCGCCTTGTTCAATGCGATGGCCGTATTGATCGTGGCCTGTCCATGTGCGCTTGGCTTGGCCACACCGGTTGCAGTCTGGCGTGGTGTTGCGAGTCTGGCCCGTATTGGGCTTGTTCCGCGGACGGGTGATTTACTCGATACACTGGCTCGAACCCGCACTGTAGTTTTTGACAAGACCGGCACCTTGAGTGATGAAAGCCTGAGTGTGGCCAAGGTTGAGACAATGACAGGTTTCAAGGGCAAGGAAAGCATGCTTGCAGCAGGTGTTGGCGCAATCGAATCCGCGGTTAATCATCCGGTGGCTCAAGCTTTGTCTCAATGGGCAAACCAGCAAACGAACAACGCGGAACGACCAGTCATCATTGACTCGCGGCTTGAGCCCGGGCGTGGGATTATCGCCACGATTGCTTTTGGAAAACATCCAGAAAGCATCTGGCGCCTGGGGCAGGCAAGTTTTGCATTGGACCAGCCCGATAATGACGAAGATGCAGTTTGTCTTTCAATTGATGGTGAGCCTGTGGCACGTTTTTTTCTGGCCGAAACATTGCGGCCAAGCGCAGATTCCGCCCTCAAAGAACTGGCTGATGATGGAATTGAAATGACCGTTTTGACTGGTGATATGAAGCCACGCTGGGCAGAGATTGCGGGTGTGCATATCGAGTCTGGTTTGACGCCACTTGAAAAAGTGGAACGAGTGAAGGAGCTCAGGCATGATAAGATTCCTCTGCTTTTTATAGGTGACGGGATTAATGATGCGCCGGCCATGGCAGAAGCCGATGGTGCGATTGCGATGGATTCGGGAGCAGACCTCTCACGTTCCAGCGCAGACGGAATTTTGATCGGTGGGCGTTTGGAGGCGCTGCCTCAAGCAGTCCTACTTTGCCGCCGGATACGTAAGTCAATTGCGCACAACATCCGCTTTGCATCTGTTTATAATATGATTGGAATGGCGCTGGCGGCAGGCGGTGTGTTACACCCTGTTATTGCGGCACTGCTTATGCTCGGTTCCAGTGCTTATGTTTCCGTGCGTGTGATGCGGGCGTCGGTTTGA
- a CDS encoding ParA family protein, translating into MKVLSIYNIKGGVGKTASAVNLSYLASQDGLRTLLCDFDPQGASSYYLRIKSGNKMKPAKLLKGGNFAHKQIKESDYPNLDLLPAHLAYRNFDLLLDKQKRSNRRLREFLDSFSEDYDLIIVDAPPNITLLSENIFRASDLILIPVIPTTLSILTYQQIRKFFKKEKIAFNRVRAFFSMVEKRKKLHRETIEQMQAEDDHFLPVQIPMASVVERMGLHREPVPAYAASSPASKTYSELWKSVSKILDD; encoded by the coding sequence GTGAAAGTTCTCTCAATCTATAATATTAAAGGTGGTGTTGGAAAAACCGCCTCCGCCGTAAATCTCAGCTACCTCGCCTCGCAAGATGGTCTTCGCACTCTACTCTGCGATTTTGATCCGCAAGGGGCCTCGTCTTATTACCTCCGTATCAAATCAGGCAATAAAATGAAGCCGGCAAAGTTACTCAAAGGTGGCAACTTTGCGCACAAACAAATCAAAGAGTCAGATTATCCCAATCTCGATCTACTACCCGCTCACCTCGCCTACCGCAACTTCGACCTGCTACTCGATAAGCAAAAGCGATCCAATCGCCGGCTTCGTGAATTCCTTGACTCCTTTTCCGAAGACTACGACCTGATCATAGTCGATGCCCCTCCAAATATCACTCTGCTTTCAGAAAATATTTTCCGCGCCTCTGATCTGATTCTCATTCCAGTGATCCCCACAACCCTATCCATTCTGACTTACCAGCAAATCAGAAAATTCTTCAAGAAGGAAAAAATCGCTTTCAATCGGGTTCGTGCCTTTTTCTCCATGGTGGAAAAACGCAAAAAGCTGCATCGCGAAACCATTGAGCAGATGCAGGCAGAGGACGATCATTTCCTCCCAGTTCAAATCCCGATGGCATCCGTGGTCGAAAGAATGGGTTTGCACCGCGAACCAGTCCCGGCTTACGCGGCATCAAGTCCTGCTTCCAAGACATACAGTGAACTCTGGAAGAGCGTTTCAAAAATCCTCGACGATTAA
- a CDS encoding TIGR01777 family oxidoreductase, with amino-acid sequence MKIILPGGSGQVGTILARHYHQRGDEVVVLSRKPQPADWRVVQWDAQTPGTWTNEFEGADVVINLAGRSVNCRYNSKNREAIMQSRVDSTRIIGQTIKAAVNPPKVWLQSSTATIYAHRFDAPNDEANGIIGNDNDDTPDTWRFSIDVAKAWEAATDAFTLPRTRTVKLRSAMVMSPDAKGVFDTLLGLVRVGLGGQSENGRQYVSWIHEVDFIRAIDWIIEHEHLNDVVNLASLNPLPNFEFMRCIRDAWGIRLGLPATSWMLEIGAFFMKTETELVLKSRRVIPGKLLQDGFEFQYPSWKKATEDLCKQWRDVNTK; translated from the coding sequence ATGAAAATCATACTTCCTGGCGGAAGCGGGCAAGTCGGCACAATCCTGGCGCGGCATTATCATCAGCGTGGTGACGAAGTTGTTGTTCTCAGTCGCAAACCACAACCGGCGGACTGGCGTGTTGTTCAATGGGATGCACAAACGCCTGGCACCTGGACCAATGAATTCGAAGGTGCCGATGTTGTGATCAACCTCGCCGGACGAAGTGTGAACTGCCGATACAATTCAAAAAACCGCGAAGCGATCATGCAGTCCCGGGTAGATTCAACGCGCATTATTGGACAGACGATCAAGGCGGCTGTAAATCCGCCAAAGGTCTGGCTTCAATCCAGTACTGCGACTATTTATGCCCACCGCTTCGACGCTCCCAATGATGAGGCCAACGGTATCATTGGTAACGATAATGACGACACTCCGGATACCTGGCGCTTTAGTATTGATGTGGCAAAAGCATGGGAAGCGGCAACCGATGCATTTACGCTTCCTCGAACAAGAACCGTCAAGCTTCGCTCTGCCATGGTGATGAGTCCTGATGCCAAAGGTGTATTTGATACCTTACTTGGTTTGGTTCGTGTTGGTCTGGGAGGCCAATCCGAAAACGGTCGCCAATATGTATCATGGATTCACGAAGTTGATTTCATCAGGGCGATTGATTGGATAATCGAGCATGAGCATTTGAACGATGTCGTGAATCTTGCCTCGCTCAACCCTCTTCCCAATTTCGAGTTCATGCGTTGCATCCGCGATGCCTGGGGAATTCGCCTTGGGCTCCCGGCAACAAGTTGGATGCTCGAAATCGGTGCTTTCTTCATGAAGACCGAAACGGAGTTAGTTTTGAAAAGCAGACGCGTGATACCCGGGAAGCTGCTTCAGGATGGTTTTGAGTTCCAATACCCATCATGGAAAAAGGCGACAGAGGATCTGTGTAAGCAGTGGCGTGATGTTAATACAAAATAA
- a CDS encoding ABC transporter ATP-binding protein has protein sequence MNSQSFQHNRRLLQRYTDQPDVLPDAIRRKVESAWGGQAIQLYAMGDLDASLKLAQIWLLVGAEHCAVVRETEGDLDVTSFPRSKIKDVRETAGLSCTQLSLRSETGEPSLAVLRYSQRQRQAFSAIIFVLKQQLEGRVVSPKDADEAYADAMAGPIRKARSNKDNTKAAVVWRLLSYLKPYRVRFGMGVLAAFALTAVALVPPFLTKELLDGYVWPFSRGEITYDAAMHGAWWLLGILVAMVLARLGFVWLRLRFLTTVGEEVARDLRDDIYDHLHKLSVSYFSEHQTGSIISRVSSDTDRIWDFIAFGIAELMLSLLMILGLSTVLLLLDWQLGLILILPLPVIFYLIYLMGAKLHAVFIRIWQKWSNMTAVLSDTIPGMRVVKAFNQEDQERSRFFKRNRDVAEEANLIHKTWTTIWPLIFFMLEVMTLLVWFFALPRLFGEAGAGQTMQPGLFVSFLLYMGMFIGPIDQIGMITRMINRSLSSAHRVFEILDTEPDVVAKEEPIDPGRVEGHIAFEDVTFGYEPVRQILKGISFNVKPGEMIGLVGPSGSGKTTIINLIARFYDVQSGRVLIDGNDICDLDPGAYRSQIGMVLQDPYLFHGSLLDNIRYGHRNASLDEVVQAARAANAHEFICKLPQGYDTVVGERGHTLSGGERQRVSIARAILHNPRILILDEATSSVDTETERNIQDAIERLVSGRTVIAIAHRLSTLRRANRILVVKDGKLAEQGTHEELLALEDGVYRKLNSMQKELHEMYAV, from the coding sequence ATGAACTCTCAGAGTTTTCAGCATAACCGTCGCCTTTTACAGCGATACACCGATCAACCCGATGTCTTACCTGATGCAATCCGACGAAAAGTCGAGAGCGCGTGGGGTGGGCAAGCGATTCAGCTCTACGCAATGGGAGACCTTGATGCGTCGCTTAAGCTTGCACAAATCTGGCTTCTGGTCGGTGCTGAACATTGCGCAGTCGTCCGCGAGACTGAAGGTGATTTAGATGTGACCAGCTTTCCGCGGTCAAAGATTAAGGACGTTCGCGAAACTGCTGGCCTCAGTTGCACACAGCTTTCACTTCGCTCTGAGACGGGTGAACCGTCACTGGCTGTGTTGCGTTACAGTCAACGGCAGCGGCAGGCTTTCTCCGCAATCATTTTTGTCCTAAAGCAACAGCTGGAGGGCAGGGTGGTTTCGCCGAAAGATGCGGATGAAGCCTATGCCGATGCCATGGCTGGTCCCATTCGCAAGGCGCGTTCGAACAAGGATAACACGAAAGCCGCTGTGGTTTGGCGCTTGCTCAGTTACCTGAAGCCTTACCGTGTGCGTTTTGGCATGGGAGTGCTTGCTGCCTTTGCCTTGACGGCGGTGGCGCTGGTCCCTCCTTTCCTGACCAAGGAGTTGCTGGATGGCTATGTCTGGCCGTTCAGTCGCGGTGAGATCACTTACGATGCCGCAATGCATGGTGCCTGGTGGCTGCTGGGAATTCTCGTTGCAATGGTTCTGGCCCGGCTTGGCTTTGTCTGGTTGCGCTTGCGTTTTCTGACAACCGTTGGTGAGGAGGTCGCACGTGATTTGCGCGATGATATTTACGACCATCTGCATAAGCTAAGTGTCAGTTACTTTTCGGAGCATCAGACAGGTAGTATCATTAGTCGTGTAAGTTCTGACACGGATCGTATCTGGGATTTTATCGCTTTTGGCATCGCCGAGTTGATGCTTTCACTTTTGATGATCTTGGGTTTGAGCACGGTGTTGCTCCTTCTCGATTGGCAATTGGGGCTGATCCTCATTCTGCCACTTCCGGTGATCTTTTATCTGATTTATCTGATGGGGGCCAAGCTGCATGCTGTGTTCATCCGAATCTGGCAGAAGTGGTCGAACATGACGGCGGTGCTTTCGGATACGATTCCCGGCATGCGCGTGGTCAAGGCCTTCAATCAGGAAGATCAGGAGCGTTCGCGCTTCTTCAAACGCAACCGCGATGTAGCCGAGGAAGCAAACCTCATTCACAAAACATGGACCACGATTTGGCCGCTGATTTTTTTCATGCTCGAAGTCATGACGTTGTTGGTATGGTTCTTCGCTTTACCTCGTTTGTTTGGTGAAGCTGGAGCTGGACAGACGATGCAGCCGGGGCTTTTCGTTTCCTTCCTGCTTTACATGGGGATGTTTATCGGGCCAATCGACCAGATCGGAATGATCACTCGGATGATTAACCGTTCGCTTAGTTCGGCTCACCGTGTGTTTGAAATTCTCGACACGGAGCCGGATGTTGTCGCGAAGGAAGAACCGATCGACCCGGGCAGAGTCGAAGGGCATATTGCTTTTGAAGATGTAACCTTTGGTTACGAACCTGTGCGTCAGATTCTCAAGGGCATTAGTTTCAACGTGAAGCCAGGGGAAATGATTGGTTTGGTTGGACCATCCGGGTCGGGCAAGACCACGATCATTAATTTGATTGCACGCTTCTATGATGTTCAAAGTGGGCGAGTACTGATTGATGGAAACGATATTTGTGACCTCGATCCTGGCGCTTATCGTTCTCAGATTGGAATGGTTTTGCAGGATCCTTATTTGTTCCATGGCAGTCTGCTGGATAATATCCGTTACGGGCATCGCAATGCCAGCCTGGATGAAGTGGTACAAGCGGCACGCGCAGCCAACGCACATGAGTTTATCTGCAAATTACCTCAGGGATATGATACGGTTGTCGGCGAACGTGGACATACTTTGTCCGGTGGCGAGCGGCAGCGTGTCTCCATTGCGCGTGCGATCCTGCATAATCCACGAATACTAATTCTCGATGAAGCCACGAGTAGCGTCGATACAGAGACCGAGCGGAATATTCAGGATGCGATTGAGCGGCTCGTTTCCGGGCGAACCGTTATCGCAATTGCCCACCGGCTTTCAACTCTGCGTCGTGCCAACCGAATTCTGGTTGTTAAAGATGGTAAGTTGGCCGAGCAGGGAACCCATGAGGAGCTGCTTGCCTTGGAGGATGGCGTTTATCGAAAACTCAACTCAATGCAGAAGGAACTGCACGAAATGTATGCCGTGTAA
- a CDS encoding CHAD domain-containing protein, producing the protein MKLQETYILPDHTVGKNLLAELKRVYPLKSLTPVSQRQTSFDSFDWRLYQKGYFLIDQDEDGFQLRKTNTDECWLHTVKAEKDTPQFWWDFPKGKFQKALKDILDVRAVLPLAETIRDLETYRCLNSDSKTVLRLHLEDVSLVQAEGENKSLRHALQIESLRGYESEVDRLKEILDRMGVFPESRPRHFVMAALEAIGKRPFDYSSKIDIKLNPLMSSREAARIIHRHSFDVMCKNEEGMLADIDSEFLHDFRVAVRRTRSALSLVKGVFPQAQVDRFKNDFSYLGRLTNKMRDLDVYLLKRERYRGMLPGNLRPGLDLFFEDLSTQRTEEYKKFVKNVRNGKYKSIMKAWNSFLENNNVPIADCPNAELPVINTAQELIAKRFRKIYREGLAINDLTPEERLHELRIDFKKLRYLIEFFRSLYPAKDIAFIVKKLRRLQGVLGDLNDLFVQQETLNQYLSEISPQRKDAIPLAASIGVLVSALQREKDSVRTHFSETFSGICDKKFAAILELHFGGKATSPLTARSSKKRAIK; encoded by the coding sequence GATCATACCGTTGGTAAAAACCTGTTGGCCGAGTTGAAACGCGTTTATCCGCTCAAAAGCCTTACACCGGTAAGCCAACGGCAGACCTCGTTCGATAGCTTTGACTGGCGCTTATATCAGAAAGGTTATTTTCTCATCGATCAGGATGAAGATGGTTTCCAATTGCGTAAGACCAATACCGATGAGTGCTGGCTTCATACTGTCAAAGCGGAGAAAGACACACCGCAATTCTGGTGGGATTTCCCAAAAGGCAAATTTCAAAAAGCCTTGAAGGATATACTGGATGTTCGTGCGGTTCTACCTTTGGCCGAAACAATAAGAGATCTGGAAACTTATCGCTGCCTCAACAGCGACAGTAAAACCGTCTTACGTCTCCACCTTGAAGATGTCTCACTTGTTCAAGCCGAAGGTGAAAACAAATCACTCCGCCATGCTCTCCAGATAGAATCACTTCGCGGCTATGAAAGCGAAGTAGACCGGCTAAAGGAAATACTCGATCGTATGGGAGTGTTTCCCGAATCACGCCCCCGGCATTTTGTCATGGCGGCGCTTGAGGCAATCGGAAAGCGCCCCTTTGATTATAGTTCGAAAATTGACATCAAACTCAACCCCCTGATGAGTTCGCGGGAAGCCGCACGCATTATCCATCGGCACTCATTCGATGTCATGTGCAAAAACGAAGAGGGAATGCTGGCCGATATTGACAGTGAATTCCTCCATGACTTCCGAGTCGCAGTGCGACGCACGCGTTCCGCCCTTAGCCTGGTCAAAGGCGTCTTTCCTCAAGCACAGGTTGATCGCTTTAAGAACGATTTTTCCTACCTCGGTCGTCTGACCAATAAGATGCGCGATCTCGATGTCTATTTGCTTAAGCGTGAACGCTACCGCGGGATGCTTCCGGGCAATCTTCGCCCGGGACTTGATCTCTTTTTCGAAGATCTCTCCACGCAGCGTACTGAAGAATACAAGAAATTTGTCAAAAACGTACGCAACGGAAAATACAAATCAATCATGAAGGCGTGGAACAGTTTCCTTGAGAACAACAATGTTCCCATCGCTGACTGCCCAAATGCCGAGTTGCCAGTCATCAATACCGCCCAGGAACTTATCGCCAAACGCTTTCGCAAGATATACCGAGAAGGCTTAGCGATCAATGACCTGACACCGGAAGAACGACTCCACGAGCTGCGCATTGATTTCAAAAAGCTCCGTTACTTGATCGAATTTTTCCGTTCACTTTACCCGGCCAAGGATATCGCTTTTATCGTAAAGAAATTGCGCAGATTACAAGGTGTTCTGGGTGATTTGAATGATCTTTTTGTTCAGCAGGAAACACTCAATCAGTATCTTTCCGAGATCTCGCCCCAACGCAAGGACGCCATTCCTCTCGCAGCTAGTATTGGCGTGCTCGTGTCAGCACTGCAACGTGAGAAAGATTCCGTTCGAACACACTTCTCAGAGACTTTTTCCGGAATATGCGACAAGAAATTCGCTGCTATCCTGGAACTGCATTTCGGTGGAAAAGCGACATCGCCGCTCACCGCTCGAAGCTCAAAGAAACGAGCCATAAAGTAA
- a CDS encoding DUF1854 domain-containing protein: MDQTISLYRDAWGQLMMEQEGKHSHVFLKPCFPWSEPERHLSLRDKEGVELAVVENLNDLDEESREAANAELKQARFCFEITGIESVERDFELRVWKVRTSEGPRRFLTHLDTWPLKLPGGVLILRDLAGDLYRVSDPDKLDKKSGKLFWAFRD, translated from the coding sequence ATGGACCAAACAATAAGTTTATACCGCGATGCCTGGGGACAACTCATGATGGAACAAGAGGGCAAGCACTCACATGTTTTTTTGAAACCCTGCTTTCCTTGGTCGGAGCCTGAGCGTCATCTTTCCTTGCGGGACAAAGAGGGGGTCGAGCTGGCAGTTGTTGAGAACTTGAATGATCTTGATGAAGAATCCCGCGAAGCCGCCAATGCCGAACTAAAACAAGCCCGATTTTGTTTTGAGATCACAGGGATTGAATCGGTGGAGCGAGATTTCGAGCTGCGTGTCTGGAAAGTCAGGACAAGTGAAGGTCCGCGGCGCTTTTTAACTCACCTCGACACCTGGCCGCTAAAGTTACCAGGCGGAGTGTTAATTCTGCGTGACCTGGCTGGAGATCTTTATCGCGTTTCTGATCCGGATAAGCTGGATAAGAAATCAGGAAAGCTATTCTGGGCTTTTCGGGATTAA